A single window of Actinomycetota bacterium DNA harbors:
- a CDS encoding gamma carbonic anhydrase family protein — protein sequence MSVYEFEGKIPKIGINTYISKSASIIGDVTIGDGCFIGPGARIKGDYGKVVIGNETSVQENCVVHARPNEICKIGNRVNVGHASTLHGCTIKDNAVIGMGAIISDWAFVGEWAVVGEGTVVKQNQKIPDGKICVGVPAKIIGEIKEDYKKEYEYFKDTYVDLAKRYIKSLKEIKIGKE from the coding sequence ATGTCGGTTTATGAATTTGAGGGAAAAATACCGAAGATCGGAATAAATACTTATATCAGTAAGTCAGCTTCCATAATTGGAGATGTTACTATAGGTGATGGTTGCTTTATTGGTCCTGGAGCAAGAATAAAAGGTGATTATGGTAAAGTTGTAATTGGAAATGAAACAAGTGTTCAGGAGAACTGTGTTGTCCATGCCAGACCAAATGAGATATGTAAAATTGGAAATAGAGTGAATGTAGGTCATGCCTCTACATTACATGGATGTACTATAAAAGATAATGCAGTGATAGGAATGGGAGCAATCATCAGTGATTGGGCATTTGTAGGAGAATGGGCAGTTGTAGGAGAAGGAACAGTAGTAAAGCAAAATCAAAAGATTCCTGATGGTAAAATATGTGTTGGTGTTCCAGCAAAAATAATTGGTGAGATAAAAGAGGATTACAAAAAAGAATATGAATATTTTAAAGATACTTATGTTGATCTTGCAAAAAGATATAT